The following DNA comes from bacterium.
AGATTATTGAGCGGACGCTCTCTGTTTCCCCGAAAATCCAGTCGAATGCAGGGATCAGTGATGTTGAAGTGATAGTGGTAAATGACGGTTCTCAAGATGCAACGGCCCGGTTTGCACAAGAGTACTCCATGCAAAACCGGATCCGATTGATTAGCTATGAGCAGAACCGCGGCTATGGTGCTGCGATTAAGAGTGGATTTGCCGAGGCCTCTGGCGAGCTGCTCAGCTTCTTGGACGCCGACGGAACATGTGATCCGCTCAATTTCATCGACCTCATTCATAAAATGAAGGAGACGGATGCCGACATTGTGATCGGAGGACGTCTGAATCGCAACAGCCGGATGCCCTTAACAAGAAAACTGGGGAATGTCTTCTATCGTGTCCTGGTGCACGCAATTAGTAGTAAAAAGGTAAACGATATCTCCAGTGGGATGCGAATCATGAAGAAAGAATCTTGGAAGAAACTTTCGCCGTTGCCGGACGGTTTGCATTTTACACCTGCGATGAGTGTAAGAGCGATTCTGGACAGATCTATCAAAATTGAAGAAGTTCCCATTCCTTATGAGGAACGAGTCGGCCGATCCAAGCTGAGCGTGATAAAAGACGGTTTCCGATTTCTGGGTGCGATCCTCGAGATTTCCTTTACGTACAAACCACTTCGATTGTTCGGTTGCATCGGGATCGTTTTGATTTTTTTGGCCCTTCTGTACGGAATCGATCCTATTGTCCATTACATCCGGCAAAGAAATGTTCCTGAAGATCGTATCTACAGGCTTTTGTTTGTACTTGTGGCCGGCATATCCGGAGTTCAAATGTTGTTTCTCGGCTTGATGACTCAAGCAATCACGAACCTGATTCACAACTACGAGATGGAAACAGCAGTTGAACGAATTTTAGATAAGACTGTTTTGAATCGTCTCACTTTTCTGGGCATTCTATGTATTCTGGCAGCAGTGCTGTTAAATGCGAATGCAATTCTGCAATATGTTAGTCTAAGAAAAATCTTTGTGCACTGGAGCTATATCGTAACGGGAGGTCTCCTGGTCTTGTTGGGATTTCAGTTGCTTGGGTTCAGCATAATGAACCGGATCGTAGACCTTCTGAAGGAGCAAAAGAAAGGAGGTCTGTGAACTTTTCTGTCGTCAAGGATCGTAGGCGTGTTGAACCTGGAACCATTCTGGGATCATGGGTGGCCTGCTTCTTTGTGGCCACGTCATGGGAGGTGGCATTTCGCATTTTGGTGGAATATTCGCAATGGAATCAGTGGGATTCCCTTTCCTACATGGGCAGGAATGTCGCATTTGCAGTTGCATGTTCTTTGATTCTAGGAACATTTCACTGGGCGCTTCTCGCGCTGAGTGGACGGATTGAAAAAGTACGTTCGGCGTTCCGGGTGTTACTCTGGCCTGAATTCGGAATTGCAACTGCCACGCTGTTGGGAATGGTGATTTGGGTACTCCGATACCGCCTTCCGTTGCAGAGTTATCCATTCATCATTCAACTTATAGTGGCTCTTCTCATTACAGCAGCGGCTTACTACACTTGCATGAGGCTTGCCAGGCTCGTTCATCGTTACGTTCTCTCCAGACTCTCGCGATCTTTCCTGATCAAAATAATTGCTGGTCTTGCCTTTGGGCCAATCGTCATCGTTTTCCTCGTTCAATGGGTTCGGAGTTCCAATCATTTGGCTCTGAATCGACCGGACAACTCAGCAACCCGCATAGTACTGATCAGCGTCGACACGCTTCGTTGCGACTTTCTCAGCACGTATGGATCTCCTCATGTTCGAACACCAGTAATTGATCAGATCGCCACCGAAGGTGCACGATTTGACAATGCAGTGTGTCCAATGCCATTGACCGGACCTTCCCATATGAGCATGTTGACCGGACTATCTCCATTGATCCATGGCGTTTTTATGAATGGCTTTCTTCTTCCTAAAAAGATTCCAACTCTAACTTCCATTCTCCGAAAAGAAGGATTCAGAACCGGCGGTTTCATATCGGGGTGGCCATTGCAAATTCAAAACTCCCGGCTCCATCCGGGGTTTCAAAAGTACGACGATAACATTGCCTGGATTGATTATTTTGGAGGAGCTTACTCTGGGAGATTCGTTTCAAAATATTTCAAAAAAGACCTCTCCAAAGGAGCCAGGACGACGACTGATTCAGCTCTGAAATGGTTAAGAACGAACTTCAATTCCCCTTTCTTTCTTTTCGTTCATTACTATGATCCACATTACCCGTATGGAGGGGGCAATCTAAATTCACATGATAAGCAGCGTTCCAAACCTGAGGAGTTGCCTTATCAGAAACAATTGTACGGTTCTGAAGTTGCGACCGTTGATGCTCAGATAGGCCGCCTGATTGCTTTTCTGAAAGAAAAGAACATTTATGACAGCACTCTTTTGATTTTCACGGCCGATCATGGTGAGAATCTGGGAGAGCACGGATACTACTACGAGCACAAGAGCCTGTATGAGCCAGTGATTCGTGTTCCACTCATCCTTCGTTATCCGCAAAAGGTCAGGCCCGGTACAGTGATTCAGCAGCAAGTTCCTTTGACCGATATTTTTCAGACGATCCTGAAAGCTGCCAGCGTGAAGTCAGCACAAGCTCCTGATTCCCTGGACCTGGTTGGCATTGCAAATCACCAAGCCGAACAAAATGAGCGAGTCATGATTATTAATAACTTTCGAAGAAAGCTGGTGAAGCACTCGGTCCGGACGTTGGAGTGGAAGCTGATCCGCAACGATGATCTTCAGAGAAGTTATGAATTGTACCATCTCCCCACAGATCCGCATGAGTCACGAAATCTTTACCCCGACAAAAAGGAAATTGCCCACAAACTTGAATCCTTACTGAATCGCCAATTAGGAATTCAGGTTTCGAATGAGGTGGAGGGTCTCTCTCCGGATCAAATCGAAAGCTTGAAGGCCTTAGGATACTTCAACTAGTAGCACAGGCGTCTCGCCTGTGGCCCTGCGCAGACGGGACGTCCGCGCTACTTTGTATTGAAGGCGTCTGTCTATTTAAAACATTCCAGCGGCATTCCTTTTATTTGCAAAAAATCCCAGACAGAATATCGAAAAACCGTAACCTATGTAATTGTCATGCAGGAATCTTGAAAAATAAAGCAATGTAAGAGAAAGGAATCCGTAATTCACAAGCATAAGATTGATCGTATTATTTTTTAGCTGTCTTTTTAATAAAAAATAGAGCAATGGCAGTCCGAGTATGAGCTGCAGGTATTTGAACGGGAAATAGTCATTTTTTGAATATCCCGTATATAGCAGCAGGTTTGCAAATCCAAACCCGGGCGTCCCTCCCAAAGGATAAGCCTCATCCCAGTTTAATATGTCCTCCCTGAAAGAATGAACATCCCAAATAAGAAAAGGAAGAATGAAGATTACAATAATCAGCACCAACGGATAGGCCTGCTTAAAAACAAAAGATATTTTTTGGGTGAAAGGCACTGATTCACTATCCTTATTCAGGAGGTAAGTTAAAAAAAATGGAATCAGACACAACGCAGTGAGTTTGCTGACACAGGCAAATCCGAGAAAAGCAGAAGCAGTGCGGGGTTTATCAAGCGTTAGAAAAAACACGCTGAGAATGATCCAGAACAGGAGAAAAACATCATTTCTCCCGGTCGCAATGAAATTGGTAAAAAGGGGGTTCAATGCAAAGATCGTGAGAAGAAGGGCTTTATTCTGATTACTATCGGTAAGCCTGGGGAGGATCAAAAGAGATAGGATGAACATCAGAAGGTAGATAAATCTCATATCAAACCAGCCCAGGATAGCTTTCGAAAGAATATAAAAGGGAAGTGGCAGAATAAATGTGAGTGGCAGATAAGTGTAATGCTGAATGACTGAGTTTCTTATGTCACCAAGCTTATATACTGTGTAGTAGTCTTCAAGTGCCGTACCGTAGTAGTCCTCTTCGTATGGATTTTTCCCACTCAGGAAATATTTAACCGCTTCTTCTGTCAGAATCACCCCGCCGTCGTGAGCGAAATGGTGAGGTTCGCTATGATGCCTCAAAGATATTCTATGGAGACACGGTACAACAGCTAAAAGAGAGATAATTAGAATAATGACCGCGAATTTATATCGGTAAACCGTATCTTCGCCGCGTGTATTCAGCAGGTCAATCAAGACATAAATCCCCAGGAGCAACAGAAGAATGGGATAAGCTATGACCTTGGCGGGGGCAAGTTTGATTACGGACAGAGTTGCAAGAAAAAGAATCAGCGTATCTATTGAAATGATATTTTTTTTCACTGGAGATATCCCAAAGCCGTTATACTGCTTTGTTTTTTCATCCACTCTTGTCTTGAAACGATCGCGCACGTGATAGTAACACTATTGCTAAAAGGGGAGCAAGCGCGCTTTCTTATGCTTGAAAACGTGAACAGAATCTGAGATTCTGCAATGAAAAAGTAGTGCGGGCGTCTCGCCGGCACACTGCGCGAACGGGACGTCCGCGCTACTTTGTTGTCCCATTAGAGAATGAAAGTTGAGTGATTACGATGAGAGAGGAACAAAGGTTTTCACTCTTACAACGTATCTGAGTATCGGACTGGTAACGGCATTCTTTGCCGGGGTTTTCTTGCTGTCACCTCTGTCCGCGTGGGACACTCCCGGCCACGTTTTTGCAGCAGCGTACTTTGAACAACATCTTTGGCCGTGGTTTTCTGGGTGGAATTCTCTGGCATTTGGCGGATATCCACAGGGGTATTTTTATCCTTCGCTTTTCCACTGGCTCGCGGGCGGTTTGGGGAAGGTGATCGGAGTAACGGCGAGTCTGAAGATCTTAGTCGTTTTTTCCGTAGCGTTACTTCCTTTCAGTCTTAATTCATTTTTGAAGAGTTTGGGGGTCCGGGGTTACGACAAACTCCTTGCACTCATCTGGATTTTTGTGATCTTAACAGTTGCGCCAATGTCGTTCGGGGGCACGTTCCAGGGTTTGATCGTGGGTGGGCTTCTCACTCACCAATTTGCCATGCCTCTTTATTTTTTTTATCTCACCTGGTTGAAGGAGGGGAAGAACAGTACCCGCAAGCTGATGGCGGCTAGCGCGTTGCTCGCCTTGATTGTTTTGGCTCATGCGTTTGTTGCTATTGGAGCCGTTCTCGCCTCCCTGGTTTACTTGTTCATTTTTTACAGAAGCAAAAGGCTGGCAATTCGTTATGGCGCCCATGTGCTCGTGGCTGCCACGCTTTCACTGCTTTGGACGGTTCCCCTTGTTTTATTCCACGAATATCAGAGTGGCCGGTATCTTGAAAAATATGAAGCGCTGTGGTTTTTCATTGCAGCCGTTGTGACGATCATCGGTTTTGCGATTGCAAAAACAAAGGGCGGCAGTCCGATAAGGACAATTGCGTTCCTCCTTTCAGGATTACTCCTCCCGCTTTGGTTAAGCAGCGCGATTTTTCCGCGTCTAAATTTTCCCTACCCGTTGCATATGCATCGATTATGGGTGTTCGTCATGATCTACGTTGTAAGTATTTTATCTCTTGCAACCAAACGGTTCCGGCAGAGCCTCCTGTTGGGGATCTCGATCATAATATTCATCAGCGTATTTCTGCGTGTATATGAAGCTGGTGAGCTTCAAAAAGGCGCACGTGTTTTTCTTCCTAAAGGGTTTTCCAATCACCAGCTTGGACTGATTGCAGTTCCCAGGAATTCTGCTGACGATGTGTTGGGGCAGGCGAATGCGCGACATCTTCTAACTCATTCCTTTTTGATGCAGGGCGCGCGGTTGCTCAGCGGCCTTTTTATAGAGTCTGCAGCGAATGGCGCTGCCATCAATAGCACTCTCGTGGAATTGATGGGAAAGCCTTACCTGTGGGGGGTGTTCGCTTATGACTCAAACAGCGAATTACTCGCGGAGCACTTGAAGTTTCTTGGAGTGTGCTGGATCGGCACTCTCCATCCGGAGATGATCGACGCATCCATGAAGAGACTGGGTGCTAGCCAGCCATTCCTGGTTTCGATTCCAATGCAGATCAACAATCAGTCTATCAAACGAGATTTATCCGTGTATCGCATACCCTGTTCGCGCGGAGAAGTTATTTCGTCACTTGAGGTTGTTCCGGATACGGAATGGAAAAAACGGGTCGAACAATGGTGGCCTAACAACCGCGCGCTTTCGAGCGTTTTGGTGAGCGTTCCCCGCGGTGTATCGGTTGATGATTCGCGGCCTTTTGACTCAAGAACATCGGTGCAGGTCGATGAGATTGCGAACGATCATTTTAGAGTTTTGATTGAAACACCGGTCGAGCAGTTCGTATATCTTAAAGTGCCATATTTCCCGAACTGGCGTGCGTACCAGAATGGAAACGAGATACCACTTTTCCGCGCAGCACCTAATCAAATGGTCATCAAAGGTAAGGGCATCGTTGAATTGCATTTCCAGCGAAGTATCGCTGAGTACGCGTCTTACGCGGTTTCCATTCTGGCCTGGCTGGCGGTGGGATGGTTTATCTGGAAGCCGATTTAGCGTTCCATGGCTTTCGTGACAATCTGTTCATAGAGTTTTTTTCCATAGATACGATTCAGATTCGCTGATGGATGACCATCATGAGTATTGATGGCAAGTGGTTCGTTCCGCAATTGGTGAGAGATTTCAAATTCATGGTTATATGAAATAAAGCCGATCTCTTTTGCTACTTCTTCTGCCTGATGGTACCAGTTTAAGTAAATCCGAAGATTCTCATCGGGATGGCTATAGTCTGTTCCTAATTTATTAGAACTACCTTGATTTAAAATGACAAAAAAAGGAGCGGGAAGGTTTAACTGATCAGATATCTTTTTAATATCTTTTAATGCGCTGATAAAGTTTTTCCAATCCGCGGATGATGGTTCATAACTTCGTTGAAGTGAAACTTGCCAGACGGGAATTATGTCAAGCAGCTCAGCTGTTCTATAAAATGAGTTGGAGATAAGTTTACCAGTATAAGGAACCCCGATTTCTCGTAATTTCCTTGCTATTTTCTGGACAGATTGACCAATTTCACTGTTTTGTAGCTTTTCTCTTTCAATACTGAAACTTTGATCATTTGGTTGTGGATCATTTAGACAAAAACCTACGACAATAAGATCAGGATCAACTTTCGTGTAAAAGTTTCGTAATATTTCTCGTTCTTGGATCGTTGATGCTCCCCTGATACCAAAATTCAACATTTCAAATTTCCTGTCATTAAAATGCTGATTTAATAGTTTTTCTGCGATCGCGGTGTATCGTTCCCGAACAGCAAGGCCGGCGCCCCAGGTAAAAGAATCGCCCAGGACCATAACCCTGAAGGTTCCCTGCGGTTTATGAGATGAAAAATCCTTTTCTCGAAAACCATGTTTGTTGGTCTTTACCAGATGACCCCATGTGTACCATTTACCACTCACGCGGCCATTTACCGGCAAATCAGAATACGGAGAAAAAATACGTTCAAACAAATAAGCAAGGAATGTAAGTAAAACTGCATTAATGATCAGGATCACGAATATCTTTTTTAATGTTTTTGTTCTCTTTTTCACTGTTAGCTCCAATATAATCGGCCAGGCGAATAGCCAGAGCGGCAATTGTCAATGTCGGGTTGGCAGGCGAGTATGTCGGAAAAGCGGATCCACCCAGGATGAAAAGGTTATCGAGCAGATGGTACCTGAGAGAACGATCGACGACTCCGTTCTTTTGATCACCCATGCGGCAAGTTCCTAAAAGATGACCGGCGCCTGTGCCTGGCTTCCATTTATGAATCAGCTTTTTCGGCCCGAGGCTCGCCAGCATTTTCGGAATCGCATCAATTATCTCATCTTTGCCGCTTTCGAGATAGGAGGAGAAAGGAGGATGGTAGATCTCTGAAACAGGAATCCCCAGTTGATTGCGTTTCTTCCCGATGCGAATGTGCCGATCCGGATCAGGAATGTCATCGAGCAGGAAATTAATGCTTACCTGTTTTCGAAATCGAATTGCTGTTTCCTCTCGCAAACGCTTGCCGCTCAGACCTGTTTCGTCCGCAACGAGAGGAGTCATATCATGTGGAGGGAGTCCGGCCATATTGATGACATCTCCGAGAGCTCCTGCACGTTTCGCGCGAAAGGTTCCATCGTAGAAGTAATA
Coding sequences within:
- a CDS encoding glycosyltransferase family 2 protein; translation: MNKLSIIIPAYNEEEGIREIIERTLSVSPKIQSNAGISDVEVIVVNDGSQDATARFAQEYSMQNRIRLISYEQNRGYGAAIKSGFAEASGELLSFLDADGTCDPLNFIDLIHKMKETDADIVIGGRLNRNSRMPLTRKLGNVFYRVLVHAISSKKVNDISSGMRIMKKESWKKLSPLPDGLHFTPAMSVRAILDRSIKIEEVPIPYEERVGRSKLSVIKDGFRFLGAILEISFTYKPLRLFGCIGIVLIFLALLYGIDPIVHYIRQRNVPEDRIYRLLFVLVAGISGVQMLFLGLMTQAITNLIHNYEMETAVERILDKTVLNRLTFLGILCILAAVLLNANAILQYVSLRKIFVHWSYIVTGGLLVLLGFQLLGFSIMNRIVDLLKEQKKGGL
- a CDS encoding sulfatase-like hydrolase/transferase — protein: MNFSVVKDRRRVEPGTILGSWVACFFVATSWEVAFRILVEYSQWNQWDSLSYMGRNVAFAVACSLILGTFHWALLALSGRIEKVRSAFRVLLWPEFGIATATLLGMVIWVLRYRLPLQSYPFIIQLIVALLITAAAYYTCMRLARLVHRYVLSRLSRSFLIKIIAGLAFGPIVIVFLVQWVRSSNHLALNRPDNSATRIVLISVDTLRCDFLSTYGSPHVRTPVIDQIATEGARFDNAVCPMPLTGPSHMSMLTGLSPLIHGVFMNGFLLPKKIPTLTSILRKEGFRTGGFISGWPLQIQNSRLHPGFQKYDDNIAWIDYFGGAYSGRFVSKYFKKDLSKGARTTTDSALKWLRTNFNSPFFLFVHYYDPHYPYGGGNLNSHDKQRSKPEELPYQKQLYGSEVATVDAQIGRLIAFLKEKNIYDSTLLIFTADHGENLGEHGYYYEHKSLYEPVIRVPLILRYPQKVRPGTVIQQQVPLTDIFQTILKAASVKSAQAPDSLDLVGIANHQAEQNERVMIINNFRRKLVKHSVRTLEWKLIRNDDLQRSYELYHLPTDPHESRNLYPDKKEIAHKLESLLNRQLGIQVSNEVEGLSPDQIESLKALGYFN
- a CDS encoding DUF2029 domain-containing protein, coding for MKKNIISIDTLILFLATLSVIKLAPAKVIAYPILLLLLGIYVLIDLLNTRGEDTVYRYKFAVIILIISLLAVVPCLHRISLRHHSEPHHFAHDGGVILTEEAVKYFLSGKNPYEEDYYGTALEDYYTVYKLGDIRNSVIQHYTYLPLTFILPLPFYILSKAILGWFDMRFIYLLMFILSLLILPRLTDSNQNKALLLTIFALNPLFTNFIATGRNDVFLLFWIILSVFFLTLDKPRTASAFLGFACVSKLTALCLIPFFLTYLLNKDSESVPFTQKISFVFKQAYPLVLIIVIFILPFLIWDVHSFREDILNWDEAYPLGGTPGFGFANLLLYTGYSKNDYFPFKYLQLILGLPLLYFLLKRQLKNNTINLMLVNYGFLSLTLLYFSRFLHDNYIGYGFSIFCLGFFANKRNAAGMF
- a CDS encoding SGNH/GDSL hydrolase family protein, whose translation is MKKRTKTLKKIFVILIINAVLLTFLAYLFERIFSPYSDLPVNGRVSGKWYTWGHLVKTNKHGFREKDFSSHKPQGTFRVMVLGDSFTWGAGLAVRERYTAIAEKLLNQHFNDRKFEMLNFGIRGASTIQEREILRNFYTKVDPDLIVVGFCLNDPQPNDQSFSIEREKLQNSEIGQSVQKIARKLREIGVPYTGKLISNSFYRTAELLDIIPVWQVSLQRSYEPSSADWKNFISALKDIKKISDQLNLPAPFFVILNQGSSNKLGTDYSHPDENLRIYLNWYHQAEEVAKEIGFISYNHEFEISHQLRNEPLAINTHDGHPSANLNRIYGKKLYEQIVTKAMER